Proteins found in one Passer domesticus isolate bPasDom1 chromosome 16, bPasDom1.hap1, whole genome shotgun sequence genomic segment:
- the ADRM1 gene encoding proteasomal ubiquitin receptor ADRM1 isoform X1, protein MSSGALFPSLVPGSRGSSSKYLVEFRAGKMSLKGSTVTPDKRKGLVYIQQTDDSLIHFCWKDRTSGNVEDDLIIFPDDCEFKRVPQCTTGRVYVLKFKAGSKRLFFWMQEPKTDKDEEHCRKVNEYLNNPPMPGALGGNASGGHELSALGGEGGLQSLLGNMSHNQLMQLIGPTGLGGLGGLGALTGPGLASLLGSGGPPTSSSSSSSRSQSAAVTPSSTTSSTRVTPAPSVPAAASVTSPSPVPSSGNGTSSATSPTQPIQLSDLQNILATMNVPSGAGGQQVDLAAVLTPEIMAPILANAEVQERLMPYLPSGESLPQTAEEIQNTLTSPQFQQALSMFSAALASGQLGPLMSQFGLPAEAVDAANKGDVEAFAKAMQNSVKSDQKEGDSKDKKDEEEDMSLD, encoded by the exons ATGTCTTCAGGTGCGTTATTTCCAAGCCTGGTGCCAGGCTCTCGTGGCTCCTCGAGCAAATACCTGGTGGAGTTTCGGGCAGGGAAGATGTCCCTGAAAGGCAGCACTGTAACTCCAGACAAGAGAAAAGGCCTCGTTTACATCCAGCAAACTGATGATTCCCTCATTCACTTCTGCTGGAAGGACAGGACTTCAGGCAATGTGGAGGAT GATTTGATTATTTTTCCTGACGACTGTGAGTTCAAGAGAGTCCCGCAGTGCACCACAGGCCGTGTGTATGTATTGAAGTTCAAGGCAGGATCCAAACGACTCTTCTTCTGGATGCAG GAGCCCAAGACAGACAAGGATGAGGAGCACTGCCGTAAGGTGAACGAGTATCTGAACAATCCCCCCATGCCAGGGGCATTGGGTGGGAATGCCAGTGGAGGCCACGAGCTCTCAGCACTGGGAG gtGAGGGTGGCTTGCAAAGCCTTCTTGGAAACATGAGCCATAACCAGCTCATGCAGCTGATCGGACCAACGGGCTTAGGAGGACTTG GTGGGCTGGGTGCACTGACAGGACCTGGGCTGGCCAGTCTGCTCGGCAGTGGGGGACCTCCAACCAGCAGTTCATCATCGAG CTCTCGCAGCCAGTCGGCTGCAGTGACTCCATCTTCCACCACTTCTTCCACGCGGGTAACGCCGGCCCCGTCCGTTCCTGCGGCTGCCTCGGtgaccagccccagccccgttcccagCTCGGGTAATGGAACCAGCTCAGCCACAAGCCCAACACAGCCCATTCAATTGAGTGACCTTCAGAACATTTTAGCTACTATGAATGTGCCATCTGGAGCAGGAGGACAGCAAG TGGACCTGGCAGCTGTTCTGACTCCTGAGATCATGGCTCCCATCCTGGCCAACGCTGAGGTTCAGGAGCGACTGATGCCTTACCTTCCCTCAGGGGAATCCCTGCCGCAGACTGCCGAAGAGATCCAGAACACCCTGACGTCTCCTCAGTTCCAGCAG GCTTTGAGCATGTTCAGTGCTGCCTTAGCTTCAGGACAGCTGGGGCCACTCATGAGCCAGTTTGGGCTACCTGCAGAGGCAGTAGATGCAGCAAATAAAGGCG ATGTGGAAGCCTTTGCCAAAGCCATGCAGAACAGTGTCAAGTCAGACCAAAAGGAAGGAGACTCTAAGGACAAGAAAGATGAAGAGGAAGATATGAGTTTAGATTAA
- the ADRM1 gene encoding proteasomal ubiquitin receptor ADRM1 isoform X2, with translation MSSGALFPSLVPGSRGSSSKYLVEFRAGKMSLKGSTVTPDKRKGLVYIQQTDDSLIHFCWKDRTSGNVEDDLIIFPDDCEFKRVPQCTTGRVYVLKFKAGSKRLFFWMQEPKTDKDEEHCRKVNEYLNNPPMPGALGGNASGGHELSALGGGLGALTGPGLASLLGSGGPPTSSSSSSSRSQSAAVTPSSTTSSTRVTPAPSVPAAASVTSPSPVPSSGNGTSSATSPTQPIQLSDLQNILATMNVPSGAGGQQVDLAAVLTPEIMAPILANAEVQERLMPYLPSGESLPQTAEEIQNTLTSPQFQQALSMFSAALASGQLGPLMSQFGLPAEAVDAANKGDVEAFAKAMQNSVKSDQKEGDSKDKKDEEEDMSLD, from the exons ATGTCTTCAGGTGCGTTATTTCCAAGCCTGGTGCCAGGCTCTCGTGGCTCCTCGAGCAAATACCTGGTGGAGTTTCGGGCAGGGAAGATGTCCCTGAAAGGCAGCACTGTAACTCCAGACAAGAGAAAAGGCCTCGTTTACATCCAGCAAACTGATGATTCCCTCATTCACTTCTGCTGGAAGGACAGGACTTCAGGCAATGTGGAGGAT GATTTGATTATTTTTCCTGACGACTGTGAGTTCAAGAGAGTCCCGCAGTGCACCACAGGCCGTGTGTATGTATTGAAGTTCAAGGCAGGATCCAAACGACTCTTCTTCTGGATGCAG GAGCCCAAGACAGACAAGGATGAGGAGCACTGCCGTAAGGTGAACGAGTATCTGAACAATCCCCCCATGCCAGGGGCATTGGGTGGGAATGCCAGTGGAGGCCACGAGCTCTCAGCACTGGGAG GTGGGCTGGGTGCACTGACAGGACCTGGGCTGGCCAGTCTGCTCGGCAGTGGGGGACCTCCAACCAGCAGTTCATCATCGAG CTCTCGCAGCCAGTCGGCTGCAGTGACTCCATCTTCCACCACTTCTTCCACGCGGGTAACGCCGGCCCCGTCCGTTCCTGCGGCTGCCTCGGtgaccagccccagccccgttcccagCTCGGGTAATGGAACCAGCTCAGCCACAAGCCCAACACAGCCCATTCAATTGAGTGACCTTCAGAACATTTTAGCTACTATGAATGTGCCATCTGGAGCAGGAGGACAGCAAG TGGACCTGGCAGCTGTTCTGACTCCTGAGATCATGGCTCCCATCCTGGCCAACGCTGAGGTTCAGGAGCGACTGATGCCTTACCTTCCCTCAGGGGAATCCCTGCCGCAGACTGCCGAAGAGATCCAGAACACCCTGACGTCTCCTCAGTTCCAGCAG GCTTTGAGCATGTTCAGTGCTGCCTTAGCTTCAGGACAGCTGGGGCCACTCATGAGCCAGTTTGGGCTACCTGCAGAGGCAGTAGATGCAGCAAATAAAGGCG ATGTGGAAGCCTTTGCCAAAGCCATGCAGAACAGTGTCAAGTCAGACCAAAAGGAAGGAGACTCTAAGGACAAGAAAGATGAAGAGGAAGATATGAGTTTAGATTAA